The DNA segment AGAGGCCGTCGATGTGACGGTCGAAGATCTTGCCGAGCGGTTGAACGAAGGCACTGTTTTCCTCATCGATGTTCGCACCGACGAAGAAGTGGCCGAAGGGATTATCCCTGGCGCGGTTCATATTGCCTTGGATGAATTCGCGCCCAGCCCAGCTTTGTTGGAGCAGGCCGATGGCCGCGACATCGTGATCTATTGCCGGTCGGGCCGCAGATCGGCGATTGCTGCGCGCAATTTGTCCGGTTTCCTAGGTGCGCCCGCCGAACATCTCGGCGACGGTATCAACGGCTGGAAAGCCGCCGGTGAACCGGTTGGGGCATTGTAACCGGCTTTCGATACAACCTTATCGCACACAAAAAGGGCGGCATCCTCATAGAAGGAGCCGCCCTTTTTGTGTGCGATTGCCGCGCCTTATGCGTCGGCGGTTTCGCCTTCGGATTTCACTCCGAATTTCTTACGACCCAAAATAGCCGCTGCGGCAAGGCCGAAGAGGATCATCATAGGTGGCGCAGGAACATCTGTACCACCGCTGGTGCCGCCGCTGCTCGATGAAGAGCTGCTCGACGAAGATGATGAGCTGGATGATGAGGTTGTTCCACCAAAGCTAGACGTTCCGCCCGAAGAGCTGGAGCTGCTTGACGAAGAACCGGACGACGAGCT comes from the Erythrobacter sp. Alg231-14 genome and includes:
- a CDS encoding rhodanese-like domain-containing protein, which translates into the protein MIGARFAFCSSLVLAIVACAPSDGQDEKRAPDLPGGFELAAVDAPASREFAAEPIDFTNAQSEAVDVTVEDLAERLNEGTVFLIDVRTDEEVAEGIIPGAVHIALDEFAPSPALLEQADGRDIVIYCRSGRRSAIAARNLSGFLGAPAEHLGDGINGWKAAGEPVGAL